A section of the Harmonia axyridis chromosome 2, icHarAxyr1.1, whole genome shotgun sequence genome encodes:
- the LOC123673175 gene encoding facilitated trehalose transporter Tret1-like, with amino-acid sequence MKRAAFLSQFATVIIATLNAVSDGMNYGWSSPMLPRLRKENSPIKITENDEPWLESILLFAGIVGLPLTTYLVDRIGRKQSTLTAACSCVVGWTIIAFANDVIYLYIARFIMGIAADIAFISSPMYIAEISHKSIRGYLSAIIYVMSYMGTVLIYIIGPYVDFYVPSVVAGVFLVSQIILLPFMPDSPYFLIKQGKTEMARQSLKRLRATDDVNQELTEILNFIEQENQQEKGKVTDLFTVPSIRRAVIIMTVLNGGQHFAGYTAISMNVHSILESANSTYFDKETATIMYGCLMLFGSIVATLLVDKFGRKTLLMVSAVTTGISLGTIGVYFYLQVDNDLSAESWLPVAALMTFAVTFKIGLGTVPIVLTAELFPVKVKAYGMASADGIYVIFGSLSVWIYDILRKDAGGMYMPFYFFAGCSFITCIFACLFVPETKGVSLEEVQIILKGK; translated from the coding sequence CAACACTCAATGCCGTGTCTGATGGAATGAATTATGGCTGGTCATCGCCCATGCTTCCAAGGTTAAGAAAAGAGAACTCTCCTATTAAAATTACCGAAAATGATGAACCATGGTTGGAATCCATCCTTTTGTTTGCTGGCATTGTTGGTTTACCACTCACGACATACTTAGTGGACCGGATAGGAAGAAAACAATCAACATTAACTGCAGCTTGCTCTTGTGTTGTGGGTTGGACAATTATCGCCTTTGCAAATGACGTAATTTACCTGTACATTGCCAGATTTATAATGGGAATAGCAGCTGACATTGCTTTCATATCTTCCCCAATGTACATTGCTGAAATCTCACACAAAAGTATCAGAGGTTATTTATCCGCCATTATCTATGTGATGTCATACATGGGCACTGTTTTGATCTACATCATTGGGCCCTACGTAGATTTCTACGTTCCTTCCGTTGTTGCCGGTGTTTTTCTCGTTAGTCAGATAATACTTCTTCCTTTCATGCCAGATTCTCCTTATTTTCTCATAAAACAAGGAAAAACGGAAATGGCAAGACAGTCACTGAAAAGACTCAGAGCAACCGATGACGTCAACCAAGAATTAACAGAAATACTTAATTTCATCGAGCAAGAAAACCAACAAGAAAAAGGCAAAGTTACCGATCTGTTCACTGTTCCCAGTATAAGAAGAGCAGTTATTATAATGACAGTTCTGAACGGAGGACAACATTTTGCAGGATACACAGCTATAAGTATGAACGTTCATTCTATACTCGAATCGGCTAACTCAACATACTTCGATAAAGAAACGGCAACAATTATGTATGGCTGCTTGATGCTTTTCGGTAGCATCGTAGCTACATTGTTGGTGGACAAGTTCGGTAGAAAAACGCTTTTGATGGTATCTGCAGTGACTACTGGGATCTCACTTGGTACTATCGGAGTTTATTTCTATCTTCAAGTCGATAATGACTTGTCTGCCGAGAGTTGGCTTCCTGTGGCAGCTCTTATGACCTTCGCAGTCACTTTCAAGATCGGTTTGGGTACTGTACCCATCGTATTAACTGCTGAGCTATTTCCAGTTAAGGTGAAGGCTTATGGAATGGCTTCCGCGGATGGTATATATGTGATCTTCGGATCCTTATCTGTTTGGATTTACGACATACTTCGAAAAGATGCGGGTGGAATGTATATGCCTTTTTACTTCTTTGCTGGATGTAGTTTTATCACGTGTATTTTCGCCTGTCTCTTCGTTCCTGAGACCAAAGGAGTGTCTCTCGAAGAGGTACAAATTATTCTTAAAGGGAAATAA